Below is a window of Defluviimonas sp. SAOS-178_SWC DNA.
GCGACCTTCAGGCAACCGATCCGCGGTGTCAGCCCCGCCTGCCCGATCAGCTCTCGCGCGTGGGCAAGAACCGTATCCTCGACGTCGATACCGCAGACATAGCCGGCGCCGTGATTGCGGACGAGCGCGATGTCGATCCCGCCGGCGCCGCAGCCGATATCGAGCACCGACTTGCCGGCGAAGTCGGTGTTCGCGACCAGCCGCGCGACCTCATCCGGGCCGCCCGGCGACAGGAAGCCTTCGCCCCAGATCGCCTCCAGCATTCCGATCATCCGATTGTGGTAAAGCTCGCCTCCGACCGCTTCCATCCCTCATCCTCCGATCCGCAATGCTTCCAGGTCCGGCCAATCCTCTGCCGGCAGCACCCGTGCCGGCAGGTCCACGTCCTTCGTCCAGCCGAAGAGGCACAGGAACGGGACCGGGCCGACCTTCGTCATGTGCGGCGCTTCCGGCTCGTTCCAGACCGGCTGGTGCGCCGGCTTGACGATCAATGGCGTCCCCGGCCCGAAGCGCCAGCCATGCGGGCCGGTCAGGGGCGCGTAAAGTTCGGGCGCCGGATGGGCGTGGTCGCGGTAGAGCACATGGGGCGCGATGAGAAAGATGCCGAGGTCGAATTCCTCGGCCGGGATCGCGCCGTCGGCGCCGACAAGGGTGGCATAGGCGTGGCCGGTCAGGAACGCCTCGCCGATCTCCTCCGGCGGGTAGAGCCCGTAGGTGATCCAAGGGAGATGCGGGGTGGCCGCGCGGAGTGCGGTGGCCAGCGCCGGCTGATCTGCCTCCATCGCGTCGAGGGCGGCCGCGAGATGTGCATCCACGACCGGGTTGGGCGAGTTGCTCGCCCGGACAGGTCCGCCGCGCCACTTCGCGGTCAGGCTCCGGACTTCCGCGATGCCCGGTCCCGCCAGTGTGACGAGGTAACGGTCGACCTCTTCAACGAGAAGCCGGATCGCAAGCTCGGGCGCTTCCGGGGCCGGCACATCGACCCTCATCCCCCGCGCGGCGAGAAGGGGCGCCGGATCCTCGCCGTCCTTCGGCGAGCAGATCCGGTAGACCTCCAGCGCTTCGGGGGACAGATGCCCCTTGCGGTAGAAATGCATCGCCGCCGCGTAGCGCAGCCGGCCCGATCCGGGCTGGCCGATCGCGGCGTTCAGGTCTGCGCGGGCGCGCAGGTCGTCGTTCGCGGTCATGTGTTTTCCTGATAGGCCAGCTGGGCATCTCGGTCGCGCCGTTTTTCGGCCCGGTTCAGCACCCAGCCCGCGACCGCGACGCCGATTCCCACGATGCAGACCGTGATCGTTGCAAGCGCGTTGATGTCGGGCGTCACGCCGAGTTTCACCTTCGACCAGATCAGGATCGGTAGCGTCGTCGTTCCCGGCCCGGTGGTGAAGTTGGTGATCACCACGTCGTCGAGCGAGATGGTGAAGGCCAGGAGCCAGCCCGACAGGATCGCCGGCGAAATAACCGGCAGCGTGATATCCTTCATCACCTGCCAGGGGCGGGAGCCGAGGTCCATCGCCGCCTCCTCGATCGCCTCGTCGGCCTGAACCAGCCGCGAATGGACGATGGTTGTGACGAAAACCATCGAGAAGGTGATGTGGGCGAGCGTCACCGTGGTGAAGCCGCGCTGGGCGGGCCAGCCGATCCATTCCGCCATCAGGATGAAGAGCATGAGCGAGGCGATGCCGGTGATCACCTCGGGCATGACCAGGGGCGCGGTGACGAGGCCGGAAAACAGCGTCCGTCCCCGGAACCGCTTGAACCGGGCGAGCGCGATGCCCGCCATCGCGCCAAGGATCGTCGCCATCGTCGCGCTGACCACCGCGATCTGGAGCGACAGGACGGCAGCCTTCAACACCTGCCGGTTCGACAGGAGCGAGACATACCATTTCGTCGAGAACCCGCCCCAGACGGTCGCCAGCCGCGAGCCGTTGAAGGAATAGACCATCATCGACAGGATCGGGATGTAGAAGAACGCGAAGCCGAAGCAGAGCATGGTTATGAGGAAGACGGGACGGCGGTTCATGCCTCCTCCTTCTTCTTCTCGTGCGATTTGCCCTCGTAATAGGTGTAGAGCATCAAGGGCACGACGAGGAGAACGAGGAGCGCCACCGCCACCGCCGAGGCCATTGGCCAGCTTCGGGCCGAAGTGAACTCATCCGCGATCACCCGCCCGATCATCGGCCGCGAAGAGGAGCCGACGAGCGAGGGGATGATCAGTTCGCCCGACGCGGGAATGAAGACCAGCATGGAACCGGCGATGATGCCGGGCACCGAGAGCGGCAGGGTCACGTCGAAGAAGACCCGAGAGGGGCGTGAGCCGAGATCCATCGCCGCCTCGTCCAGCGTCCGGTCGAGCTTTTCGAGATTGGCGAAGAGCGGCAGGATCATGAAGGGCAGGTAGGAATAGACCGTGACCAGAACGACCGCGAAATTGGTGTTCATCATGGGGATGTAGCGCAGGGCCCATTCTGATGGCACGACCCAGTTATAGGCGCCGGTCAGCATCTTGTTGAACCAGCTGTTCGACCCCATCAGCCCCATCCATGCGTAAACGCGCAGGAGGAACGAGGTCCAGAACGGCAGGATCACCAGCATCAGGAGGATGTTGCGCCACGACCTCGACACCCGCGTGAGGCCAAGCGCCATCGGGTAGCCGATCAGCAGGCACATCACCGTCGCGAAGGCCGCGTTCATGATCGAGGTCAGATAGGCGCGGATATAAAGATCGTCCTGAAAAAGCCGCGCGTAGTGGTCGGTGTTCAGGAGCGGATAATCGCCGCCGAACGAGAACGGCGGCGCCGTGGGCGTGCGGGTCGCGAAGCTCATCGCGAGGACGATGACGAAGGGCAGGAGGAAGAAGAAGATCAGCCAGATGTAGGGCGTGGCGATGGTGACGTTGATCCAGCCCTTGCGGTTGAACCAGCGCTGGAACGGGGTGTCGTGATGTGCCGCGGCCATGCGTCAGTCCTTCAGGAGGATCGCGGCGGCCGGGTCGAAGGACAGGAAGACCGCGTCCTCCCAGTCCGCCACCCGCTCCGTCTCGCCGACCCGGCGGGCATTGACGGAGTTGACCGACAGGATGCGGCCGGAAGGAAGGGCGATGCGATAGAGACTATCCTTGCCGAAATAGGCCAGACTCTGCACCGTTCCGGCAAAGGCATTCGCTTCCTCGGGCCGTTTTCGTGACAGCGCGATCTTTTCCGGCCGCACCGCCAGCGTGATCTCCTGCCCCGCCGCGAGGCCGGGGATTGCCCGCGCCTCGACCGTGCCGCCAAGGTCGGGCACGTCGACCCGCGCAGTGTCGCCCTTGGTGTCGTGGACAGTCGCCGGAAAGAAGTTGATCGAGCCGATGAACCCCGCCACGAATTTCGAGTTTGGGTATTCGTAGACCTCGGTCGCGGTCCCGATCTGCTTGATCCGGCCCTTGTCCATGACCGCGAGCCGCGACGAAAGCGTCATCGCCTCTTCCTGATCGTGGGTGACGACGATGAAGGTCGTGCCGGTCTTTTCCTGAATCTCCATCAGCTCGAACTGCGTGTGTTCGCGCAGCTTCTTGTCGAGCGCGGCCAGGGGTTCGTCGAGCAGGAGCACCTTCGGCTGCTTCGCCAGCGCCCGGGCCAGTGCCACGCGCTGCCGCTGGCCGCCGGAGATCTGGTGCGGCTTGCGGTGGGAAAACTCGGTGAGTTGCACCAGCGCCAGCATGTCCCGTACGCGCTCCTTGCGCTGGGCGGCGGTCATGTCCTCGTGCTTGAGGCCGTAGGCCACGTTCTTCTCGACGGTCATGTGCGGGAAAAGCGCGTAGGACTGGAACATCATGTTCACCGGCCGCTCGTAGGGCGGCAGGTCGGTCATGTCCTGTCCGTCTATGAAGATGCGGCCCTCGGTCGGGTCCTCGAACCCGGCGAGCATCCGCAAGAGGGTGGTCTTGCCGCAGCCGGACCCCCCTAGAAGGGAGAAGATCTCTCCCTTCCGGATCTCAAGGTTGACGTCAGAGACCGCCGTGAAAGTCCCGAACCGTTTCGTGACGCCTTCGATGCGGATGAAGGGCGGTTCCTTGGCGGCCGCGAGGGGGGCTGCGCCGGGAAATACCGCGACATTCGTGGCGGCACGGGCGGGTTCGGGCATCTGGCGGTCTCTCCGTCTGAGTGGTGGCTTTCGGTACGGACAGACGGGCTCAGCCCGACTTGATCTCCTGCCAGGCGCGGGTCATGGCGCGGTCCTGCTCTTCAGAGAAGGGTTTCGGCGCCCACATCCGGCCGATCGTCTCGGCGTCCGGATAGACAGCCGGGTCGTCGAGGATTTCTTGCAGGACGAACTCCCGCGCGGGAACGTTCGCATTGGCGTAGTAGGTGTAGTTCGTGCAGCCCGCCGCGACTTCCGGCTGCATCATGAAGTCCAAGAACTTGTAGGCATTTTCGCGGTTCGGCGCGTCGGCGGGGATCGCCATGCAGTCGACCCAGGCGGGCGCCCCGGTTTTCGGCACGAAATAGGCCAGATTCATCTCGATTCCGGCCTCCGCCGCGCGGCCGGCAGCGGTCGCGTAGTCGCCGGACCAGTTGTTGACGGCGCAGAGCTCTCCGTTCGGGATCGCGTTGAGGTAATTGGTGTTGTCGAAGGTGCGGATGTACTGGCGGATCGGTTTGAACGCCTCGACGACCTTCTGATAATCCTCGACATTCGTCGTGTCGCCGTCGAGCCCGAGGTATTTCAGAACCATCAGCATGATGTCGGAGGGGCTGTCGAGGATCGAAATTCCGCAATCGGCGAGCTTTTCTGCATTCTCCGGTTTGAAGATCAGATCCATCGAGGTCATGTCGGCGCCCGGAATGCGTTCGTTGACCAAATCGACATTATAGGTGAAGCCGACCGAGCCCCACATATAGGGCATGCCGTAGGCGTTGCCCTCGTCCCAGCCGGCGAGGATGCGCAAGATCTCGGGGTCGAGGTTCTTCCAGTTCGGCAAGAGCGCCTTGTCGAGCTTTTCGTAGATGCCTGCCGCGATGGCGCGCGGCATGTCGATGCCGGCGTGGTCGACGACGTCGTAACCGGTCGAGCCGGCGAGCATCTTGGCCTGCATTTCCTCGGCCGAGGAATAGGTGTCGTAGACCACCCCGATCCCCGTCGCCGCCTCGAAGTCCGACAGCGTCGTTTCACCGATATAGTCGGCCCAGTTGTAGACATTGACCGTACCCGACTGGGCCCAGGAGGGCCGGACATAGGGCAGCGCCAGGGCGCCGCCGATCGCGGTAAGCGCCGTCCGCCGTGTCAGTTTCGTCATCGCAGTTCCTCCGGTTGGTATGCGCTGGTTTTTTTTGAGGTTATGCCGGATTCGCGCCAGCGCTACGCAAATCTTCGTTGAGGCCGGCCACCCGGTCTTCGTCCGGTGCATCGGGCAGACAAGTGACGGGAAGGACGCGACGCAATTGGTCGTGATGCGCGCGCACCCCGTATTCCAGATCGGACAGGTGGAAATCGTCGAAGGCCGTCGATTTCATCGACTCGTTCGACCAGATCGACAGTTGCTGATCCTCTTGCGAGGTGTCGCGGTCGATCCGGTAGGCCAGGTAGCGCGCCGCCCGGGTTTGGCGCGTTTCATGCGCTTGACGGTAGAGGCGCCCGTTGAGATAGGTCTCGTCCCGCGACAGCGGAATGTCCTGATAGTACTGGGCGCCTTCGGGCGTGAAGGCGATGACCGAGTTCGGGAAGATCCCGTAATAGGTCCAGGACCGGCGCAGCCGTTCAGGCAGCCAGTCCGGCCGGGGGCTGAATTTCAGGTATTGCCGAACCGACCAGAGCCGGCCCGGCTGGTCGCCGAATTCCGCGGTCGAATGCGAGATTCCGCCGGGATAGACCATATCGCGATAGGTCCGACCATAGAGGTCCTGCAAGGCCGGATGCGCCATCGCGACGTGATATCCTTCGTTGTCCACGTCGCGCACCGATTTCCAGTTTACGGGAAGGGTGGCGCCGCTCCAGTTGCCGGCTTCGGCCGGCAAGAGCGCGTCTGACCTGTAGGCAGCGAAATCGGCCTCGAACGGCCGCATCAGCGTGGCCACCGAAGGCTGCGGGCCGGGCAGGAAGCGCAGGAACAGGAATCCCTGCCAGATTTCCATTTCGACGGGCTTCAGCCCGAAATCGGAGCGCTCCATATCACCGAAGCTTTCGGGCCGCGCCGCGCCGCGCAGGGTTCCGTCGAGGTTGTAGACCCAGCCGTGGAACGGGCAGACCATCGCGTTCTTGCAATGCCCGGAATCGCCGTCGGCCAGCCGGGCGCCGCGATGCCGGCAGAGGTTGTGAAAGGCGCGGACGACGCCGTCCTTGCCACGGATGATCAGCGCGCGTTCGCCGAGAAGATCGAAGGTCAGCCAGTCGCCGGGCGCCGGGATGTCGCCGACATGACCGCCGATCTGCCAGTGGGTCAGGAACACCTCGGTGCGTTCGAGCTCGAAGAGCGCCTTGGAATGATAGGTCCAGCCGGGCAGGCCCCGGCGGTCCCAGTCGTTCGGCACCTTGATCGGCGTTACGGCGGTGGTCATGGCCTTCTCCTTACGCGGACTCCATCTGCGCCCGCACCCAGTCGTG
It encodes the following:
- a CDS encoding dimethylsulfonioproprionate lyase family protein; the encoded protein is MTANDDLRARADLNAAIGQPGSGRLRYAAAMHFYRKGHLSPEALEVYRICSPKDGEDPAPLLAARGMRVDVPAPEAPELAIRLLVEEVDRYLVTLAGPGIAEVRSLTAKWRGGPVRASNSPNPVVDAHLAAALDAMEADQPALATALRAATPHLPWITYGLYPPEEIGEAFLTGHAYATLVGADGAIPAEEFDLGIFLIAPHVLYRDHAHPAPELYAPLTGPHGWRFGPGTPLIVKPAHQPVWNEPEAPHMTKVGPVPFLCLFGWTKDVDLPARVLPAEDWPDLEALRIGG
- a CDS encoding ABC transporter permease subunit, producing the protein MNRRPVFLITMLCFGFAFFYIPILSMMVYSFNGSRLATVWGGFSTKWYVSLLSNRQVLKAAVLSLQIAVVSATMATILGAMAGIALARFKRFRGRTLFSGLVTAPLVMPEVITGIASLMLFILMAEWIGWPAQRGFTTVTLAHITFSMVFVTTIVHSRLVQADEAIEEAAMDLGSRPWQVMKDITLPVISPAILSGWLLAFTISLDDVVITNFTTGPGTTTLPILIWSKVKLGVTPDINALATITVCIVGIGVAVAGWVLNRAEKRRDRDAQLAYQENT
- a CDS encoding ABC transporter permease, giving the protein MAAAHHDTPFQRWFNRKGWINVTIATPYIWLIFFFLLPFVIVLAMSFATRTPTAPPFSFGGDYPLLNTDHYARLFQDDLYIRAYLTSIMNAAFATVMCLLIGYPMALGLTRVSRSWRNILLMLVILPFWTSFLLRVYAWMGLMGSNSWFNKMLTGAYNWVVPSEWALRYIPMMNTNFAVVLVTVYSYLPFMILPLFANLEKLDRTLDEAAMDLGSRPSRVFFDVTLPLSVPGIIAGSMLVFIPASGELIIPSLVGSSSRPMIGRVIADEFTSARSWPMASAVAVALLVLLVVPLMLYTYYEGKSHEKKKEEA
- a CDS encoding ABC transporter ATP-binding protein → MPEPARAATNVAVFPGAAPLAAAKEPPFIRIEGVTKRFGTFTAVSDVNLEIRKGEIFSLLGGSGCGKTTLLRMLAGFEDPTEGRIFIDGQDMTDLPPYERPVNMMFQSYALFPHMTVEKNVAYGLKHEDMTAAQRKERVRDMLALVQLTEFSHRKPHQISGGQRQRVALARALAKQPKVLLLDEPLAALDKKLREHTQFELMEIQEKTGTTFIVVTHDQEEAMTLSSRLAVMDKGRIKQIGTATEVYEYPNSKFVAGFIGSINFFPATVHDTKGDTARVDVPDLGGTVEARAIPGLAAGQEITLAVRPEKIALSRKRPEEANAFAGTVQSLAYFGKDSLYRIALPSGRILSVNSVNARRVGETERVADWEDAVFLSFDPAAAILLKD
- a CDS encoding polyamine ABC transporter substrate-binding protein, with product MTKLTRRTALTAIGGALALPYVRPSWAQSGTVNVYNWADYIGETTLSDFEAATGIGVVYDTYSSAEEMQAKMLAGSTGYDVVDHAGIDMPRAIAAGIYEKLDKALLPNWKNLDPEILRILAGWDEGNAYGMPYMWGSVGFTYNVDLVNERIPGADMTSMDLIFKPENAEKLADCGISILDSPSDIMLMVLKYLGLDGDTTNVEDYQKVVEAFKPIRQYIRTFDNTNYLNAIPNGELCAVNNWSGDYATAAGRAAEAGIEMNLAYFVPKTGAPAWVDCMAIPADAPNRENAYKFLDFMMQPEVAAGCTNYTYYANANVPAREFVLQEILDDPAVYPDAETIGRMWAPKPFSEEQDRAMTRAWQEIKSG
- a CDS encoding aromatic ring-hydroxylating oxygenase subunit alpha, with the translated sequence MTTAVTPIKVPNDWDRRGLPGWTYHSKALFELERTEVFLTHWQIGGHVGDIPAPGDWLTFDLLGERALIIRGKDGVVRAFHNLCRHRGARLADGDSGHCKNAMVCPFHGWVYNLDGTLRGAARPESFGDMERSDFGLKPVEMEIWQGFLFLRFLPGPQPSVATLMRPFEADFAAYRSDALLPAEAGNWSGATLPVNWKSVRDVDNEGYHVAMAHPALQDLYGRTYRDMVYPGGISHSTAEFGDQPGRLWSVRQYLKFSPRPDWLPERLRRSWTYYGIFPNSVIAFTPEGAQYYQDIPLSRDETYLNGRLYRQAHETRQTRAARYLAYRIDRDTSQEDQQLSIWSNESMKSTAFDDFHLSDLEYGVRAHHDQLRRVLPVTCLPDAPDEDRVAGLNEDLRSAGANPA